The following are encoded together in the Daucus carota subsp. sativus chromosome 5, DH1 v3.0, whole genome shotgun sequence genome:
- the LOC108224086 gene encoding mannan endo-1,4-beta-mannosidase 7 translates to MKTLSTCPTCLSHSAFKTFTSLLLLAQLIMTSTKHFTVILFLALLINQHSFIINVGAGNGFITTRGVHFMLNGSPYYANGFNAYWLMYVASDPSQRYKVSAAFREASSHGLSVARTWAFSDGGYRPLQFSPGSYNEQMFQGLDFVVAEARRYGIKLVLSLVNNYGSFGGKMQYVNWAKNQGQYIASDDEFFRNPVVKGYYKNHIKTVLNRYNTITGVVYKNEPTIMAWELMNEPRCTSDPSGRTIQAWISEMASHVKSIDRNHLLEAGLEGFYGPSTPQRKALNPAYEIGTDFIANNRIPGIDFATAHAYPDQWLPGSNDQNQLDFMNNWLNTHIQDAQYLLRKPLLITEFGKSLKNSGSGPRQRELQFQTVYYKVYASAKRGGAAAGGLFWQLLTEGMDSFRDGYEVVLSQTPSTTNIITYQCHKLHQIRKIYARMANIERWKRARAARRAQWLARNKGKHIGHH, encoded by the exons ATGAAAACCTTGTCCACCTGCCCCACCTGTCTCTCCCACTCTGCTTTTAAAACCTTCacttctcttcttcttcttgctcAACTGATCATGACTAGTACTAAACACTTCACTGTCATACTCTTTCTTGCTCTGTTAATCAACCAACACTCTTTCATAATCAATGTTGGAGCTGGGAATGGCTTCATCACTACCAGAGGAGTGCATTTCATGCTAAATGGCAGCCCTTACTACGCCAATGGATTCAATGCCTACTGGTTAATGTACGTGGCTTCTGATCCATCTCAAAGATACAAAGTCTCAGCTGCATTCAGAGAGGCTTCTAGCCACGGCTTATCAGTTGCCAGAACCTGGGCTTTTAGTGATGGTGGATACAGACCCCTGCAGTTCTCTCCTGGCTCTTACAATGAGCAAATGTTTCAG GGGCTGGATTTTGTTGTGGCTGAGGCAAGAAGATATGGGATTAAGCTTGTACTGAGCTTAGTGAATAATTATGGGAGCTTTGGGGGAAAGATGCAGTATGTCAACTGGGCTAAAAATCAAGGCCAGTACATAGCATCTGATGATGAATTTTTTCGAAACCCTGTTGTCAAAGGATACTACAAGAATCATATAAAG ACTGTGCTTAACAGATACAACACCATCACTGGAGTTGTTTACAAGAATGAACCAACAATTATGGCTTGGGAGCTTATGAATGAGCCAAGATGCACATCAGATCCATCAGGCAGGACTATTCAG GCCTGGATATCGGAAATGGCTTCTCATGTGAAGTCTATTGACAGAAACCACTTGCTTGAAGCTGGTTTAGAAGGTTTTTATGGACCCTCGACGCCTCAGAGGAAGGCCCTTAACCCTGCTTATGAAATTGGAACTGATTTCATTGCAAATAATCGAATTCCTGGAATTGATTTTGCTACAGCTCATGCCTATCCTGATCAATG GCTACCAGGCTCAAATGACCAAAACCAACTTGATTTTATGAACAACTGGCTAAACACTCACATCCAAGATGCACAATATCTTCTTCGGAAGCCATTGCTCATCACAGAATTCGGAAAATCTTTGAAGAATTCTGGGTCCGGCCCTCGTCAGAGGGAACTTCAGTTCCAAACTGTTTATTACAAGGTATATGCATCAGCCAAGCGCGGCGGTGCTGCTGCTGGAGGCCTTTTCTGGCAACTACTAACTGAAGGAATGGACTCCTTTCGAGACGGATATGAGGTTGTTTTGAGCCAGACTCCCTCAACAACAAACATAATTACCTACCAGTGTCACAAACTTCATCAAATCCGCAAAATATACGCACGAATGGCGAATATTGAAAGGTGGAAGAGGGCAAGGGCAGCTAGGAGGGCTCAGTGGTTGGCTAGGAACAAGGGCAAGCATATTGGACACCACTAA